The Theobroma cacao cultivar B97-61/B2 chromosome 1, Criollo_cocoa_genome_V2, whole genome shotgun sequence genome contains the following window.
GATTGCATGCTTTACTTTATTTGTGAGATAAATATAGTATCGttttctcaaaaaatatatatgccATTGGGAAAAACTGTTGGAAGAATGGAATTTGTATATGAGCAAGAGTTGCAAGATAGTGTGGTTTCATGGTCTTGATATTGTTCTTCTAATTTTCTGGAAAGTAATCAATTAGAAGATGagattattaataaaaaggGTGAGGGTTCGTAGAGGAGATTTAAGAGTTTCAGGAAATTAAAACCTATTTTAGATTTGGTTGTAACATAATTGAGGGAGAAAAGGGGAATGCCATTCTAGAATCAGTTGTTAACATCCTTGAGGAAGAGAAGGAGAATGCCATTATAGAGCCAATTTTCTAGGAGCAACAAGTGCAACATCAGCAGCCACTTGAAGAATGAAGtaaaacataattttgaaTTGGAAAGGTTGAGAGCATAGAAGTTGAGCTTGAATGCTACAAATTTAGTTTCAAGTAATTCAATCAAATGAGAAACTTAGTGAGTTGCTACCAAGTGAAGATCCTTCTGTTATTTTTCTGATTAGTGAGACTAAGCCCATTGTTGTTGATCATGGTTCATCCATTGATTCATCATTCCAAGTATGCTCAAAAATGAGGCCCAAGTGGCTTTGCTAAAGACGTTTGTGCCACTCCTGAAGTTCATATTTAACACTGCTATTCATGGATattgctggaaatttcttctgctttgatttttcaaactcaagcTCAAGTTTTCTCCAACCAGCATAGAATTATGGAGGATGAAAATATGCTAGTCAAGTGATTAAGTTATCTAgaactttatttataattttatgggTTTGATTGTAATCTTTACATATATTTGGGCTAGTTTAGATTATTTAGGttcttttatattaattagtaTTTTACTTCTTTGAATCAGGGTTTTCGGGTTATATTTGGTATTTTGCATTTTATTAGGGTTTTGGATTTAGTTAGAAGTACCTGTGTTATTCTAGTTTCGAGTAGCTTTTGGATGATGaatatttgagattttgagatattgagttttgtgattttctccatcttattCTCTCTGGTTTTCTTCCCCCTAGTTCTTTGATTTCTCTTCTAATTTCCTCTGTTCCTCCCTAATTGCTTCTGTCTATCTCTGATTTTCCCTCCagatttctatttttatttctttttccccttCTTGCTTGACATCTGTATTCTACGCCAGAAGATGTGTCTTACATAGTTACTTTTTGCCTGCCAGATCTGTGTAAACTTGGTGGGCTTGTTGCGATTATAAGGGAGCTTAATCACCCTGACACTGATGTAAGGAAAATTTCTGCATGGATACTTGGGAAAGCAAGTCAAAATAATCCATTTGTTCAGAAGCAGGTACAGCACCTTCCCCTTGGGCATTTGAGCAAGGTATATTCAACATTAACTAACATACAAAATTTTACTTGTCTTAGGTCCTGGAACTTGGGGCATTGGCAACACTAACGAAAATGGTGAAATCTAGTTCTGCAGATGAAGCCATTAAGGCATTTTATGCTGTTTCAGCCTTGATCCGGGGTAATGTCGCTGGTCAGGAATTGTTTTATGCTGAAGCTGGAGACAAGATGCTTCAGGTGATCTTAAGAATGAACTGAGCATTTGTGGTTGTTTATACATCGCTGCTAATTGCAATTGACAATTTCTATCTTTAGGACATACTTAGCAACCCCGGTGTGGATATTAGGCTACGCAGGAAGGCTGTATTTTTGGTTGCTGATCTGGCTGAGTGCCAGTTAGAAAATATAGATCAACCTGAGATGCCTTTTTTCAGCAATCATTTCTTCTTGAAGTCTGTTGTTGATCTGACTGCTTCAACTGACCTTGATCTACAGGAGAAGGTAGTTCTCTAGCCTCATTGTCATGTTTTATGGCTGCATACATTAGCAACTATTGATTGGAAGGTGGGTATTGCTTTTCATTGATTTAAGCTGATGACATGTTTACAGGCCCTTGTTGCAATTAAGAATCTCCTGCAGCTCAGGACAACTGAAGCTCTGGTGTTCAAGGACTTTTGTGGTTTGGGTGATGCTTTGGAGAGGATGAAGCAGCAGCTGGAGGATTTGATGTTGGATGAATATCATAGAGATTATGTCATGGATGTTGAAGGCCTCCGAAAAGAAgttgaactcattttccagGCAAAGCTGGGAAAAGTAAGAGATTACTTCATTGGATCTTGATTTAACCTGGTAACTTTAGCTAATGAGTTTTATATTTAACAGGGAGTAAGGGTGCCAACATGACAGAGATGGTTCATACTTCACCTCAGTAATTTAAATACAGGGTTTCTCATATTGAAAGATGAGGTAGTTTTGTCGAGTCCCTTGGGCCTCACCTTGTATTTTCTGATATTCGGCAGAAAAATTTTGCCCATCAGGAATATGGCAAAAAGAAGATGGGAGGGAGAGAATTATAGCACATACAAAACTGAAGTTCATTGGTGACTTGTGGCGGGACTTTACTTATAACGGGATTTTGAGATGTGACCAACTGTAAGTTACAAGCCATGTGACGAACGTCTCTTCTAAGTTGCGTAGTTATGTGGTTCAACTGCTTGTTTGGGAAGTGGAAAAAGACCATAATTGTATAAACCTGGCTGAAAAGTAACCGTAAAAGGCAGTGGGATTATCGGTTTACCCGTTTAGTCAATGATCAATAGATGAATCAGTTATATATTTGATAGTATTTATACATTTTTACAATGAATTAGTTCTTTTGTCAAGTGCAATGTACAAGATCTAAAGAGTTATTCCATGATTTAAAGTCAACTGATAAAACtcatataaagaaataatataaaCGCACTAATTTAATATTCAGTGATGacaaataagaaattaaaagttgGTCCCGTTAATTACCACAGCCACTTGGTCTTTAACTATGCTGTTTCACAACAATGACACAAGGTGATACAGGGTGAGGTCGGAGATTGTGATTTTGAAGTGGATATATAAATCATTATGAGTAATAATCGCAATTATTTAGTAGAAATCCAATACGACTGCAGATGCTTGAATTGGATTAAAACTTAACTACTTAAAATCAAGAA
Protein-coding sequences here:
- the LOC18612867 gene encoding hsp70 nucleotide exchange factor FES1, whose translation is MGRIPASIGTGIGIILLLIMGMDMARTSAELENTSSSAGLFWSTAKEEGDLVHKAGPADDSTAASEDLDGGFSSLDGMLQWAIGHSDTAKLKETAQDVQRLSPSELKQRQLELKELVEKLKMPSDAQLMQIALDDLNNSSLSLEDRHRALQELLILVEPIDNANDLCKLGGLVAIIRELNHPDTDVRKISAWILGKASQNNPFVQKQVLELGALATLTKMVKSSSADEAIKAFYAVSALIRGNVAGQELFYAEAGDKMLQDILSNPGVDIRLRRKAVFLVADLAECQLENIDQPEMPFFSNHFFLKSVVDLTASTDLDLQEKALVAIKNLLQLRTTEALVFKDFCGLGDALERMKQQLEDLMLDEYHRDYVMDVEGLRKEVELIFQAKLGKGVRVPT